A genomic region of Aspergillus oryzae RIB40 DNA, chromosome 1 contains the following coding sequences:
- a CDS encoding uncharacterized protein (aldo/keto reductase family proteins), whose product MSLSTHFTLNTGAKIPAVGFGTWQAKPLEVENAVEVALKQGYRHIDCAAIYRNESEVGNGIRKSGVPREEIFITGKLWNTKHAPEDVEPALDKTLKDLGVNYLDLYLMHWPCAFKSGDKWFPLNEDGVFELADVDYITTYKAMEKLLSTGKVRAIGVSNFNVRRLEELLSQVSVVPAANQIEAHPYLQQPDLLRFCQGKGIIVEAYSPLGNNQTGEPRTVDDPLVYSIAGELSMDPGPLLASWGVQRGTVVLSKSVTPSRIAANLQVKQLPEDAFARLSSLERHKRFNFPAFWGYDIFEEVGEEAVRKAALEAGPVNKTKFTV is encoded by the exons ATGTCACTGTCTACGCACTTTACGCTCAACACCGGAGCCAAAATCCCTGCGGTAGGGTTCGGCACATGGCAGGCCAAACCCCTCGAGGTTGAGAATGCCGTGGAAGTCGCGCTGAAGCAAGGATACCGACACATTGACTGCGCTGCTATATATCGCAATGAGTCGGAAGTTGGTAACGGAATTCGCAAGTCTGGGGTTCCTCGGGAGGAAATCTTCATTACCGGAAAGCTCTGGAATACGAAACATGCGCCGGAGGATGTCGAGCCTGCTTTGGACAAGACGCTTAAGGATCTCGGTGTTAACTATCTTGATTTATATTTGATGCACTGGCCCTG TGCTTTCAAATCCGGTGACAAGTGGTTTCCCCTAAATGAAGACGGCGTATTCGAGCTAGCAGATGTCGACTATATCACTACCTACAAAGCCATGGAGAAATTGCTATCGACAGGCAAGGTCCGCGCCATTGGTGTGTCCAACTTCAACGTTCGTCGCTTGGAAGAGCTCCTTAGCCAGGTTTCTGTCGTTCCAGCCGCCAATCAGATCGAAGCGCATCCTTACCTGCAACAACCGGACCTCCTTCGTTTCTGCCAAGGGAAGGGAATTATTGTGGAGGCATACTCACCCCTGGGCAACAACCAGACCGGAGAGCCCCGTACGGTTGATGACCCATTGGTGTACAGCATTGCCGGAGAACTTAGCATGGACCCTGGTCCACTGTTGGCTAGCTGGGGGGTCCAACGTGGGACTGTGGTCCTGTCCAAGAGTGTCACGCCGTCTCGTATTGCGGCCAACCTGCAAGTCAAGCAATTACCGGAGGATGCGTTTGCccgtctttcttccctggAACGCCACAAGCGCTTCAACTTCCCCGCTTTCTGGGGCTACGATATCTTCGAAGAAGTGGGCGAGGAGGCTGTCCGCAAAGCGGCGCTGGAGGCGGGTCCTGTGAACAAGACCAAGTTTACTGTATAA